The following nucleotide sequence is from Malania oleifera isolate guangnan ecotype guangnan chromosome 4, ASM2987363v1, whole genome shotgun sequence.
GCTCCTGTCGAGCTATTCTTGCCAAGCAGCTCTTTGTGAGCATTTTCTGCTGAACTGCTCTTCGTAGGCATtttctgccgagctgctcttcaaggcTATTCTTACTGAActgtttttgccgagctgctcttcatggacATTTACTGCTGAGCAACTCTTCGTCGTAATTCTTGTCGAACTGTTTTTGCCGAGCTACTCTTCGTGAGCATTTTCTATCAAGCCGCTCTTCATGACAATTCTTGCCGAGTTATTTTTGCCGAACAGCTCTTCGTGGGCGTtttctgccgagctgctcttcatgggcattttTTGCCAAGCTGTTCTTCAAGGCGATGCTTGCTGAGTTGTTTTTGCTGAGCTACTCTTCATGGGCATTTTCTGTCGAGCAGCTCTTCGTGGCAATTCTTGCCGAGTTGCTCTTCGTGAGCATTTTATGCTAAGCCGCTCTTCGTGGCAATTCTTGCCAAGCTGCTTTTGTCAAACTACTATTCATTGGCATTTTCTACTGCGCAGCTCTTTGTGGCAATTCTTGTTGAGCTGTTTTTTCCGAactgctcttcgtgggcattttCTGCCGAGTtgctcttcaaggcaattcttgcTGAGCTATTCTCATTGAGCTGTTTTTGCTAAACAGCTCTTCGTGGGTGTtttttgtcgagctgctcttcaaggcaattcttgccGAGTTGTTTTGCAAAGTAGCTCTTCCTGGGCATTTTCTGCCAAGCTACTTGTCAAGGCAACTTTTCTCGAGCTGTTTTTaccaagctgctcttcatggccAGTTTTTGCTAGGTAGCTCTTCGTGGCAATTCTTGCTGAGCTACTCTTCATGGGCATTTTTTATTGAGTtgctcttcaaggcaattcttgcTGAGCTGTTCTCACCAAGctattcttgccgagctgcttttTCCGAACAGCTCTTCGAGGCATTTTCTACCGAGCTGTTCTTCAAGGCAACTCTTGCCAAGTTGTTTTTCCGAGCAGCTTTTCCTGGGCATTTTTTGCCAAGCTACTCGTCAAGGCAACTTCTGTCGAGCTATGTTtgctgagctgctcttcatgggcattttTTGCCAAGCAcaattcttgccgagctgtttttgccgagttgctcttcacgggcattttttttttaagcaacTCTTCATGGCAATTCTTGTCAAGCTATTTTTACCGAACTGCTCTTTGTGGGAATTTTTTATCGAGTtgctcttcaaggcaattcttcTGGCCGCTCGTGCTTCGCTCGTCAGTTGGGTCAAATtcgcctaatgagttgtgctcatttgttgggcatgGCCTTACGAGccttgctcgtcagttgggctaaATTTGCCTATTAAGTTGTGCTCATTTGCAGGCATGTCCTCATGAGCATTACTTGTTAGTTGGGCCGaatttgcctaatgagttgtgctcatttgctAAGCATTTTTCTGACCTCATGAGCTTtcctcgtcagttgggccgattttgtAGATTTTTGAGGTCCTTCGTGATTGCACCTTAAGTTACTCAAAATTTATTGTTATTTGTGTCATACTTAGGGAATCTAAGACGTCTTGAGACTCGAGGTCATGTCAATTGGGTGTCCTCTCTAGTTGGGACGCAGGTCACGTGAGAGTTTGTTGGCATGTTTCTGGTCAACTTTTGCGAATGgcatgatatgtgtatatttctTAGGAAGTGTGCTCATACAGGGACTTGAAATTTTTCCTTGGAAACGTGAACTAATTAATACCTTTCCGTCTTCTCTGTATGCACGTTTTCTCGAGATATGAGTGAGCTTTCCTCTATAAAAGGCGTTCATTTGCTTATTCGCTCCTTGTCCCACTCGAGAGGCTCTCTGCTAGATACGCTTTTCCTACGCCTTTCTCTTTGTGTCTTTCGTCGCTTTTGTTTGGCATTTGTATGTTAAGTTTTGCTTTGTTCTTCACTTGTTCTTGGTGTTCTTTGTATTGTTCTTCGTGTACTTCCTATCTTTTGATTGTGTTTATAGAAAACCTATAGAAAATAGGTGTTGTTGATCCAAATCGTCGAGTGGTGTAAGTTGTTTGTTGTGCTTGCCTTTCGATCATGATTCTCATGAAGCCCTCAGGGGCTCAGTCTAAGCCTCCTATTACCATACGAACTGCCCGGTGTTACCTTTCCATGGAATATATGCGTAATGTTAATTGCTTATTCGCTATTCCTGATGATATTCATACTTGGTTTCCTAATAGCTCCGAGTTTGCTCTAGAGTCGGGGCCCAATGAGATATGTTTATACACTGACTTCCTAGATCTAGGTCTTCGACTACCCTTTCATCCTTTCTTCTCAAACGTCCTCCAATTTTATAACATAGCTCTCTCATAACTTGTCCCCAATTCGTACTTATCGTTGGTGTCATTCGCCATCCTCCTCCTAAAACGAGGTCATCGGCCCAAAGTGCCTCTATTTCGGAGTTGCTTTCAGATGAGGATGCATTCCGTAAAGAAAGAACTGTACTACTTCAACTCCCTTCCCAAGTATAAACTATTTACTCCTGGTAGTTCTTCCATTCATGAGTGGAagttttgattcttctttgcctctaGGGAGCTAAATTATCATGGGCCTCGCGTCTAAGGCTACTCCTCTTGATGGTGATGTTCCTTCCtctatcttttattttttctgcTCGTGCCTGGGTTATGTTAGGTGTGTGTATGTTTGTCTctaatcttttctttttgttttagcTCGGCTGTGGCACTTGGCTCCTACTCTTTCCCTGCCAAAGTAGGCCATTCTTAAGGACCTGCAAGATAGTAGTCGACAGGGGATTACCCCACACAGTGAACTGCTCAAGGAATGGGTCCTTGTGCAGTACGGGCTTTGTCGCGTCTCTTCGAGTAGATGCTTTTCCTATTTTATGGTGTACGTGCTCGTATTTGCACTATGCTATGTTTTCTCACCTTTTCCCTTTTGCAGATATGGACTTTAACCAATACGAGGCAGTGATGGCGGAGGCGAAGAAGCAGAGGTcaagcaagaagaagaagaagagagatttTGAAGGCGACTCTTCTCAAATGCGGGATACCCCTATAGTGGACAGTGAGCCTTTACCTCCAATGGACCCGGCCATGCCTACTCCTTCGAGCCCTATTTTTCATGAGCCTACTCTTACTGGTCCTACTCTGTGCCGTGCGATGCATGTGGAGGACCTTATAGAGGCTAAGATGTCGCTTCCGGATCATTTGTCCGCAACAATGCGACATACTTCCTACCAGGTACCCTTGTTAGTCTTGTACATGACCTTACTTTCAGTGCTCTTAACTATTGGTGATCTTGCTTATAGATGGCAACCATGGCTTTGGCCTAAGAGGAGAAGGTGGCTGATGTATCGGCAGACCCTGGATGCGAAGGAGAAATATGTTGTTGCCCAAAATAAGTTGCTTGAAGCTCGAGCAGATGCTAAACATTGCGAGAGGGCTCATGAAGAGGAGATAGCGAGGATTCGTCGTGAAGAAATCCCTGCTACTGTTTCAGAGTACTAGAATTCCAAGAAGTTCATCTTTGATACCACCAAGACTTACCGCGAAGGCTTGCAAAGGTGCTGAGAGCAGGTCAAGATGATGCATCCTGACCTTTCTTTAGTTGGTGTGTGCTTGTATGGTTACGACAATGAAAGCCCAAAATCGGGGAAGGAGATGGACGAGATCAAGGAGATTGAGATCAGGGAAGGGAGTAAAGTTGATGATTAGAGAGATTAGCTCGTCGTCTTATTATATCTTTGATAGTACACTTTGGATATTGAAGCCTTTTAATTATGTTGTACAACATTTTGAGTAATAGATTTTTATTTCTATTGTCCAACTTTTTGAGTAATGGAATTTCAAGAGTAGTACTTCTTTAACATATCGGAGTTCCAtgtgttttttattttccttccccCTAATTCTTTTAAAGTGTATGTCCTCTGCTTGATTTTTTATGCAACTTGGTATGGTCCGTCCCAATTGGACTTCAGCTTGTTTGATCCTAGCTCTACCAGGTTGTTTCGCACCTTCCTAAGGACCAAATCTCCTGGGTTGAATGTTCGTGCCTTAACTCCAGCATTGTAATACCTGGCCACTTTTTGTTGGTATGTTATGACTCTCAACTGTGCTTGGTCATGTCTTTCTTCTAGGAAATCTAATTATGCTCTCATCTCTTCATTGTTGTTCTTCTCATCAAAATGTTGTCTTTGCCAGGAGGATATTCCGACCTCGGCAGGAATGACTGCCTTTGCTCCAAAGGTCAGCATAAAAGGGGTTTCTTCCGTGGCTGCCCGTTGGGTTGAGTGGTATGTCCAAATTATTGACGGGAGCTCTTCCACCCATCTGCTTTGTGAAGTTTCGAGTCGTGTTCTTAAACCGTGCAGTATTGTCCGGTCCATGTTCTCCACCTGATCGTTGCTTTGTGGACGTGCGACATATGCGAATAGAAGTTTTATGCTTAGGTCAGCACAAAATTTCTTAAAGCGCTCATTGTCGAATTGTCTTTCGTGGTCCATTACTATAGCCCATGAGATGTCGAACTTGTAAATCACTGAAACCCTTACGAATCTAGCGATATTGCGCACTGTTATGTGGGCTAAGGCTTCTACTTCTACCCACTTGGTGAAGTAATTAGCCACTAACAAAAATTTCCTTTGCCCTGTGGCTTGAGACAACAGTCATCTAGTCCCCATTGGGCGAAGGGACAAGGGCTCGTTAGGGGGGGAGAGAATACTGGTTGGCATGCGTGGTATTCCGACACACCTCTGGCACCTATCGCACCATTTAACCATTTCAAGCACATCTTTCTTCATGGTGGGCCAGCAGAACTCTTGTCGCAAAGCCTTGTGGGCCAAGGCCATTTTGGCCAAGTGATTTACGCATATCCCTTCGTGAATTTTCTTTAGCACGTATTCTCCGTCTTCAGTACCTAAGCACCGCAGGTATGGCAATGTTAGGGACCGCTTGTACAACTCTTGGTTTATGAGTGTGTACCGGGCTGCCCTCCTTCTTATCTTCATAGACTCCTTCTTTTCGTTCAATAAGGACCCATCCCAAAGGTACTATATTAAGGGGTTTCTCCGTTCTCCTTTGATAGCTTCAACCACCGCCAAGTTTACATTGACCTCCTCGTAGGAAGGCTTTCCAACTCTTTCCAAGTAGACGATGCTCTCCAATCTAACTTTGTAGCTGAGGCCAATCTTGCCAATGCATCAACCTTTTCGTTCTTCGATCGTGGTACGTGCTCTATATCAAACTGAGTGAATGTTTTGATGTACTCTTGCACTTTTGCTaggtatttcttcattttctgttCCTTGGCCTCAAATTCTCCCTTCAGTTGCTCCATCACCAATTGTGAATCGCTCGACACATGAATCCGACCCACTCTAAGGGACTCTGCTAGGTGTAAACCTACCAGCAGGGCTTCATATTCAGCATCATTATTAGTTTCCACGAACTCCAACCTTAACACATAGGTGTTTTCGAATCGTCTAGCACCATAAGGATTAGCCCTGCTCCTCCTCCGACTACATTAGATGATCCATCCATATGTAGTGTCTAGGCCTTTGGTTCTTCAGTTGTTTCGTGGGATTGTTCCACCATGAAGTCGGCCAGCTCCTGATCTTTGATAGTGGGCTTTGGTTGGTAATGTGTGTTGAATTCTCCTATCTTAATTGACCATATCTTCATTCTCCTCGAGGTCTCCAGTTGATGAAAGATCTGTTTCATCGGTAAGTTGGTCAACACAATTATCTTGTGTTCCTGAAAGTATGGTATTAACTTTCGCGCTGTACAAATAACTGCAAAGGCTGCCTTTTCCGCTGTGGCGTAATTTAACTCGGCTCTGAAGCCATGTATAGGTAGAGTTCGTTTCCTGTTGTTGCCTTGGTTTGTAGTGGGGGGGGGGGAACCAAGGTATTGCTTGAGTTGTTTGAAGGCCTTATCTTACTCCTCCCCCCATTCAAATCCTTTTTTCTTTCGTAGTACCTTGAAGAAGGGTAGACTTTTATCTCCTGAGCAGGAGACAAACCTATTGAGTGAGGCAATCCTTCCGGTTAAGACCTGGACCTCCTTCTTTGTTCGAGGGGCTTTCATCTCCAATAGCGCTCATATCTTGTCTAAGTTAGCTTCTATTCCTCTGTGTGTCACCATGAAGCCCAGAAATTTTCTAGAAGATACACCAAACACGCATTGGAAGGGTTTAATTTCATTTGATACTTGCGCAACAGCTCGAATGTGCCCTTTAAGTATTTGCAATGCTCCTTTGCTTTTAGGATTTTCACAAGCATGTCGTCAATGTATGCCTCCATTATTTTTCTGAATCGATATTTAAACATCCTGTTTACCAGCCGCTGGTACGATGCCCCCGCATTCTTCAATCCAAAAGGCATCACCCTGTAACAGTAGAGTCCCCTTTCCGTGATGAATGACGTTTTCTCCTCGTCTCTTGGGTGCATTGGGATTTGGTTGTATCCCAAATACGCATCCATGAAACTCAAGAGCTCATGTCCAGATGTCAAGTCCACTAGCTAGTCAATGCAGGGAAGTGGAAAGTTGTCTTTCGGGCATGCCTTATTCAAAATCGTGAAGTCAATACAAGTCCGCCACTTTCCATTTGGCTTTTTTACCAAGACTACATTGCTGAGCCATTATGGATAGCTGACTTCCTTGACGAATTTGGCCTGTACTAGCTTCGTCACTTCTTCATCTATCACCTTGATTCGCCATAATGCAAAGctcctcttcttttttttaaagGGCTTATGGCTAGGGTCGACCTACAACCTATGCTCCATGAATGTAGGGTTAATCCTCGGCAGTCATCAGTCGACCAGGCAAAGATGTCCATAAACTCACTTAGTAATCTACTCAACTCCATTTTTAGAATGTCTGATAAGCGACTTCCTATCTAGACACACCTCTCCCGATCGCCGTTTATAGGGATGTTCATAAGATCCTCGTCAATTGCGCCGATTCGGGGACCGTCTCCCCTTACCTCTAGGTCTTCAATAGTCAGGGCCTCCCATGCCTCATTCTTTCCTTTTAATGCCATCACATAACAATTTTTGGGCTGCTGATTGATTTCCCTTAATCATCCCCATCCCGTGTGGAGTAGGaaattttacttttaagtggTAAGTGGATATCACGGCTCAGGTTACGTTAAGTGAGGGGAAGCCCATTATGGCAACCACCAAAAATTTGCCATCAAGGTGATTTGTTGACGTCCCCATGGTCACTAGGAGCGTTATCGTACCCATCGGATGTAACACATTTCCTCCGAATCCAACCAATGGGATGGAGATGGCTTTTAGGcattatttacttattttcatCTCTTGGAGCACCAACGAGAATATTATGTTGGCCGAGCTCCTATTGTCTACTAGTACTCGTCTCACCTTGTAGTTGACCATCAGTAGTGACACTACCAAGGCATCATCATGAGGCTGATGCACTCCCTCCTCATCTTTCTTGTTGAAGGTGATAATGTCTTCCTGCTTTTGTTTCTTATCATCCAACTTCCTTTCCTCTATTATGAGTACTTGTTTGGCATACCTCTTCTAGGTGCCTCCACTGTCTCCACCACTGGAGGGTCTGCCGAAGATCATTGCTATCTCTCTAACAACTTGCTCTTCCTTCTTTTCTACTTTGGGATTTTTCTGCTTGCGAGCTTCCCTTTGGCGATCCAATTTTTTCACGAATCCTAACAGATGCCCCCTTTTTATCAGGGCCTCAATTTCGTTTTTGAGGTGAATATACTCCTCAGTATCGTGCCTGTGATTCCTATGGAACTGACAATACTTTGACATATTTCGCTTATACGAGGGTGTTCGCATAGGTTCAAGCCACAAAACGTACCCCTTATCTTGTATATGAATTAACACATTAGTGCGAGGTGTGTTCAGGGGAGTATAAGATTGAAACTTACTAGTATGTCCTGCTCCTTTGGAACTACTTTGAGGTTTGTTGCTCTCCTGTCTTTTCCTGGCCCTAGAAGGTTTGCCAATATCTCTAAtcccttttcttttaaattcggCCCGATCTCTCCTTGTATCTATTACCTCTTCCAAGTTGATGTATTTTTGTGCCTTAGCCATCAGCTCCCCCATGTTGGCCGGTGGCTTCTTCCCTAACAAGTATAGGAAAGCTCTGGGTTGGAGGGTCGTGGTTAGGGCCACCAATGCCACCTCGCGATCCAAGTTGCGGATCTCTAGGGTTGTTATGACGAAGTGGTGTATAAACTTCTTCAACGTCTCCCGTTCTCCTTGAACCAAACTCATTAAATGAGCCATGGTTTTGGCGATCCTTCAACTACTGATGAAATGACCCATAAATTGCTGCTCTATCTCTAAGAATGAGCTGATTGACCTAGGCTTCAAGGTTTGATACCATGCCCTGGCATTACCTTTAAGGGTATCTGCAAACGCAAGACACAAGATGGCATCGAGTGCACCCTACAGCTGCATCAATACTTTGAAGGTTTCCAGGTGATCCACTAGGTCAGTCGAGCCTTCATTCCTTTTAAAAGTTGGCATCTTGAACTTGTTAGGCAGCggaacctccatcacttctttggtaaTGGTGGATCCAACTATTTTAACAAACTTTCCTCGTAAGAAGGGTTAGTTCGTCCCTCTTTCATCGTTTTTTTCTATTTGATCTATCTTTTTTATCCTCTCCTCTAGCTCATTCGATCGTTGCTCGTTTGCCCCCACACTATTCGCATCCTCCACTTTCTTTGGGGGATTTGTTTTTCTATTGCTCTCCTTCAGGTCTTCTGCTTTCTTTAATAAGTTAGGGTCGATCGACTATTGGTGAAGGACATGTTCTCCATGACTTTTTTGTTGTAAGAGCATGTTGAACATGTCCTCTATCTTCTTCTGGGAGGCTTCCATTCTCTTTTGGAAGATAAGGAACTCCTCCCTTGTGACTCCTGAACGATCTACGGGTGTAGAGTGCACAGACTGGGGCAACTGATCGCCTGCAGCTGGGTTAGATTTGGAGTTGGTAGTTGTTGCCATGATTCATGGATCGACACCGAAAGTGTGATGAACAGCTCTCAAAAGCGTTCCCATAAGATGGTACCAACTGTTGCGGAATAGAGATGTCGAGGACCTCCGACAAGCCTTCCGATCTCCAATCACctgaaaaaggtgaaaacaaAGGTGGCTTGGAGGATTCGGGGTGTATTCTTGGGATCTCTCctatgcctaagtaagggaatgctTTAGAGAGGTTGAAAACAACAGTGaaattgagttagaatgagataccttttTATTTTCACCTTCCTATTTATAGTAAAGGAGTTTGACCTTACGAAGTAATgccatttattggcgagttatggCGTAGACGTGAATTGCTTAGGCCTTTATGAGGTGTACACCAGTTGTTTATGACGTGAACGTGAGTTACTCTGGCCGTTATGACGTTTGACTTATTCTGATTAGTTACCTTCGAGTGTTGATGACCTTAATTGTTGCTGTGTCCTAATTGTCCCCTATGGCAGATTGACCATTTGATCTTGGTATATTTAGAGTGTAtcaatattttttacattttaacaAAAAAATACTGTATATATAAATTTTGGATACTAACACGATAATTATTAACCACATAAAACTTATCTTAATCACCTAAAACTTTTTGCCCATTTTACATTCCCATGTAAATATTTTGTTATATAACTTTTAACACAAAATCCAAAAGCTAGCGAGTTTCCCTTATTGGCTTCTTCCCTCCTTTAATAATATAATTATGTGGCTTAGCTTAAGTCCTTATTCCAAAGAATAAAGTTGCACGTAGAGAGTGTGGCTCtctttccttttttaaaaaatagcatGATGTTTTTTACCTTTAAAAATTGATATTCAATTCAGGAGAAATGGAAAATGGCTCTTAGGACAAGACAAAATGTTATTCATCACAAAAAAttgttataaaaaaatttgaaaatattttttgaaatttcatgagtttttaaaatttatagtGTGGAAAAAAATCATTAAGTTTCAGTAAGTCATGTGATTTTTTTCATGACTTGAACAAATTTCATGTGATTAAAAACGAGAGACAAAAATAAGTTATAACTTCTGAGATATGAGGTTTGCAAACCTTGTCCCATATTTTTAGGTCccattttatgttttaaaaatataaaagaaagaaaaggaaaatatgaataaatctATTTTTCCTTGTTTGGTTGTCATTAATGTGATAGagaagataaaaatatatataataaatcaatagaaaaaaaagtaattttacacataattaaaattttgattttttttaaaatttttataacaaTAGAacaaataattatttttcataatatttga
It contains:
- the LOC131153749 gene encoding uncharacterized protein LOC131153749, whose amino-acid sequence is MALAHKALRQEFCWPTMKKDVLEMVKWCDRCQRFVRVSVIYKFDISWAIVMDHERQFDNERFKKFCADLSIKLLFAYVARPQSNDQVENMDRTILHGLRTRLETSQSRWVEELPSIIWTYHSTQRAATEETPFMLTFGAKAVIPAEVGISSWQRQHFDEKNNNEEMRA
- the LOC131153750 gene encoding uncharacterized protein LOC131153750 — translated: MAHLMSLVQGERETLKKFIHHFVITTLEIRNLDREVALVALTTTLQPRAFLYLLGKKPPANMGELMAKAQKYINLEEVIDTRRDRAEFKRKGIRDIGKPSRARKRQESNKPQSSSKGAGHTSKFQSYTPLNTPRTNVLIHIQDKGYVLWLEPMRTPSYKRNMSKYCQFHRNHRHDTEEYIHLKNEIEALIKRGHLLGFVKKLDRQREARKQKNPKVEKKEEQVVREIAMIFGRPSSGGDSGGT